A stretch of the Corylus avellana chromosome ca6, CavTom2PMs-1.0 genome encodes the following:
- the LOC132184220 gene encoding uncharacterized protein LOC132184220 produces the protein MHAKTDSEVTSLAPSSPTRSPRRQVYYVQSPSRDSHDGEKTATSFHSTPVLSPMGSPPHSHSSVGRHSRESSTSRFSGSLKPGSRKISPNDSSRDGHRKGQKPWKECDVIEEEGLLEDEERRKGLPRRCYVLAFVIGFFALFSIFSLILWGASRPMKPQITMKSITFEQFKIQAGSDSTGVATDMISVNSSVKFTYRNTGTFFGVHVTSTPLDLSYSELTVASGSVKNFYQKRKSRASVTVTVTGDQIPLYGSGASLNSASGTSALPVPLKLNFVIRSRANVLGNLVKPKFYKGIDCSLTYDPKKLNVAISLKNCTYNN, from the exons ATGCACGCAAAGACGGACTCGGAGGTGACAAGCCTCGCACCGTCTTCACCGACTAGATCTCCTCGCCGGCAAGTCTACTACGTGCAGAGCCCGTCCCGGGACTCCCACGATGGGGAGAAGACGGCGACGTCGTTCCACTCCACTCCGGTGCTCAGCCCCATGGGCTCCCCACCGCATTCCCACTCCTCCGTGGGTCGCCACTCCCGCGAGTCCTCCACCAGTAGGTTCTCTGGGTCTCTCAAGCCCGGATCTCGCAAGATCTCGCCCAACGACAGCTCGCGCGACGGCCACAGAAAGGGTCAGAAGCCCTGGAAGGAGTGCGATGTGATTGAAGAAGAAGGGCTTCTTGAGGATGAAGAGCGTCGGAAGGGTCTCCCTCGTCGGTGCTATGTTCTCGCTTTTGTTATTGGCTTTTTTGCTCTCTTCTCAATCTTTTCCTTGATTTTATGGGGTGCCAGCAGGCCTATGAAACCCCAGATCACCATGAAG AGTATAACATTTGAGCAGTTCAAGATCCAAGCGGGTTCAGATTCGACAGGGGTCGCCACTGATATGATCTCCGTGAATTCCTCCGTCAAGTTCACATATCGTAACACCGGCACATTCTTCGGCGTCCATGTCACATCAACACCGCTAGATCTATCTTATTCCGAGCTCACTGTCGCCTCTGGATCg GTGAAGAACTTTTATCAAAAAAGGAAGAGCCGAGCATCAGTTACTGTGACAGTGACAGGCGATCAAATTCCTCTGTATGGAAGTGGAGCCAGCCTGAACAGTGCATCGGGAACGTCGGCTTTGCCGGTGCCTTTGAAATTGAACTTCGTGATTCGATCTAGAGCTAACGTTCTGGGGAACTTGGTCAAGCCCAAGTTCTACAAGGGGATTGATTGTTCGCTCACCTATGATCCGAAAAAGCTCAACGTAGCAATCTCGCTCAAGAATTGCACATACAACAATTGA
- the LOC132184876 gene encoding subtilisin-like protease SBT3, protein MASHIPLFLCLFFLSMISYLPSLLTESDNYIVHMDLSAMPKAFSTHHNWYLTTLASVLENSQLSSTKTTTPSSSKLVYSYTHVINGFTASLSPSEHEALKSSPGYVSSMRDLPVKADTTHSTQFLGLNSNSGAWPESNYGEDVIIGLVDTGVWPESKSFNDKGMSEVPSRWKGECDGGKNFSSSLCNKKLIGARFFNKGLIAKNPNATKTISNSTRDTDGHGTHTSSTAAGNYVDDASYFGYATGAARGVAPRARVAMYKALWDEGGVTSDIIAAIDQAILDGVDVISISLGLDGVPLYEDPIAIATFAALEKGIFVSTSAGNEGPFIETLHNGTPWVLTVAAGNVDRDFGGVITLGNGDSVPGLTLYPGNSSSSKIPIVFLDACDNFKQLKKIGNKIVVCKDKNGSITDIQADNLRQAQVGGGVFITNITDLDFSIQTTFPAIFFNPQSGETVENYIKTNSQPKASLEFRKTILGSKPAPAVTSYSSRGPSASCPFVLKPDLMAPGALILAAWPPQTPVTTLQSSQVLFSNFNLLSGTSMSCPHAAGVAALLKAAHPEWSPAAIRSAMMTTSDTVDNTGGPIKDIGDDNNPASPFAIGAGHLNPNKAVDPGLIYDAKIEDYVNLLCALNYSTKEIQTITKSASYNCSSPSLDLNYPSFIAFFNVNDSKSDTKTIQEFHRTVTNVGGGQSSYIASVTAMKGIQVRVTPDKLVFKEKNEKKSFKVSVEGPRLLKELIVFGYLSWADAAGNHVVRSPIVATGISSDVLPEN, encoded by the coding sequence ATGGCTTCTCATATTCCCTTGTTTCTCTGtctattctttctctctatGATCTCCTACCTTCCCTCTCTCTTGACAGAGTCCGACAACTACATCGTTCACATGGACTTGTCAGCCATGCCTAAAGCTTTCTCCACCCACCATAACTGGTACTTGACCACTCTTGCCTCCGTATTGGAAAATTCCCAACTCAGCTCCACTAAAACAACTACTCCCTCTTCCTCTAAACTTGTCTATTCTTACACTCATGTTATAAATGGTTTCACTGCAAGCCTCTCCCCCTCAGAGCATGAGGCCCTGAAAAGTTCTCCGGGATATGTTTCTTCGATGCGGGACTTGCCTGTTAAGGCCGACACAACTCACTCGACCCAGTTTCTTGGGCTCAACTCCAACTCGGGCGCGTGGCCCGAGTCCAACTATGGCGAGGATGTCATAATTGGGTTGGTGGATACAGGAGTTTGGCCAGAAAGCAAAAGCTTTAATGACAAAGGCATGTCGGAAGTTCCATCACGATGGAAAGGAGAATGCGATGGTGGCAAAAATTTCAGCTCCTCTTTGTGCAACAAGAAGCTCATTGGGGCTCGCTTCTTTAACAAAGGTCTGATTGCCAAAAATCCCAATGCGACAAAAACTATAAGTAATTCCACGCGCGATACAGATGGGCACGGGACCCACACATCAAGCACGGCGGCTGGAAATTATGTGGACGATGCGTCCTACTTCGGCTACGCCACAGGAGCCGCTAGAGGCGTAGCCCCAAGGGCGCGGGTGGCCATGTACAAGGCCCTGTGGGACGAGGGTGGCGTCACCTCCGATATTATTGCTGCCATTGATCAAGCAATTTTGGACGGTGTAGATGTCATCTCGATATCGTTGGGTTTGGATGGAGTCCCTTTGTATGAAGACCCCATTGCCATAGCCACGTTTGCAGCGTTAGAGAAGGGTATTTTCGTCTCTACATCAGCGGGAAACGAGGGGCCTTTCATTGAGACCCTGCACAACGGCACGCCGTGGGTTCTAACCGTTGCTGCCGGTAACGTGGACCGTGACTTCGGCGGCGTTATTACTCTCGGCAATGGGGATTCTGTCCCCGGCTTGACTCTCTATCCGGGGAATTCATCTTCCAGCAAAATCCCAATTGTTTTCTTGGACGCTTGTGACAATTTCAAGCAACTGAAGAAAATTGGGAACAAGATTGTCGTATGCAAAGACAAGAATGGTTCCATTACTGACATCCAAGCTGACAATCTTAGACAAGCTCAAGTGGGTGGTGGAGTGTTTATAACGAATATTACTGACTTGGATTTTTCAATCCAAACCACATTTCCAgcaatttttttcaacccacAAAGCGGAGAAACCGTTGAAAACTACATCAAAACCAACTCCCAGCCAAAAGCAAGCCTGGAGTTTCGGAAGACAATTCTCGGTTCCAAACCAGCGCCAGCTGTCACTAGCTACAGTTCTAGAGGACCATCTGCGAGCTGCCCATTTGTCTTGAAGCCTGATCTAATGGCTCCTGGTGCGTTAATCTTAGCCGCGTGGCCCCCACAAACTCCAGTCACCACACTGCAAAGCTCGCAGGTACTATTTTCTAACTTCAATCTTTTGTCTGGTACATCCATGTCATGCCCGCATGCAGCGGGAGTGGCTGCTCTTTTGAAGGCGGCGCACCCTGAATGGAGCCCCGCCGCCATCAGGTCAGCCATGATGACAACATCGGACACGGTGGACAACACAGGGGGCCCCATCAAAGACATAGGAGACGACAACAATCCGGCTAGTCCTTTTGCCATTGGTGCCGGGCATCTCAACCCCAACAAGGCAGTAGACCCCGGTCTAATTTACGATGCCAAGATAGAAGATTATGTGAATCTTCTCTGCGCACTAAATTACTCCACGAAGGAAATTCAAACCATCACCAAATCGGCTTCATACAATTGTTCATCTCCGTCGTTGGATCTTAACTACCCTTCTTTTATTGCATTCTTCAATGTGAATGACTCGAAATCGGATACGAAAACCATACAAGAATTCCATAGAACAGTGACCAATGTTGGAGGAGGGCAATCAAGCTACATTGCAAGCGTGACAGCCATGAAAGGGATTCAGGTCCGTGTCACGCCGGACAAATTGGTGTTCAAAGAGAAGAACGAAAAGAAAAGCTTCAAGGTGAGCGTAGAAGGCCCACGGCTGCTAAAAGAGCTAATAGTTTTCGGTTATCTCAGTTGGGCGGATGCTGCCGGTAACCACGTGGTCAGAAGCCCCATTGTGGCCACTGGAATCAGCTCGGATGTGTTGCCGGAGAACTGA
- the LOC132183701 gene encoding probable serine/threonine-protein kinase At1g01540 encodes MTDYTFLNDQLSKRTSIFGLRLWVVLGICVGAGIVLVLFLISLWFTSRRNSSSSSSSSSKLNNKSSQNPTIPNVSKEIQEIRIDHSRNPTQPNPNPDTNPNPNAYHQASNPDPLPESEPLCRAQPFLLQPEEGSPVGTRTRIHIEIGKDHRISYPERAGGSSHGSGEARSGDQSMIAAPEVSHLGWGHWYTLRELEEAANGFSDENVIGEGGYGIVYRGVLKDNTMVAVKNLLNNRGQAEKEFKVEVEAIGRVRHKNLVRLLGYCAEGAHRMLVYEYVDNGNLEQWIHGDVGPCSPLTWEIRMNIILGTAKGLTYLHEGLEPKVVHRDIKSSNILLDKQWNPKVSDFGLAKLLGSEMSYVTTRVMGTFGYVAPEYASTGMLNERSDVYSFGILLMEIISGRNPVDYSRPAGEVNLVEWLKTMVTNRNAEGVLDPTLPEKPSSRALKRALLVALRCVDPNAQKRPKMGHVIHMLEADEFPFRDERRAERMRDRLMEKRINESGDSSGYESSVLNIRSLERKHEPEEQ; translated from the exons ATGACTGATTATACGTTCTTGAACGACCAGCTCTCAAAGCGCACCTCAATCTTCGGTTTGCGGTTGTGGGTGGTGCTTGGTATATGCGTAGGAGCAGGCATAGTTCTCGTACTTTTCCTCATATCCCTCTGGTTCACCTCAAGGCGAAACAGCTCGTCGtcgtcgtcttcttcttcaaagctCAATAACAAGTCCTCTCAGAACCCCACCATCCCAAACGTGTCCAAGGAAATCCAAGAAATCCGAATCGATCATTCTCGGAACCCGACCCAACCCAACCCCAACCCGGACACGAACCCGAACCCAAATGCCTACCACCAGGCCTCCAACCCGGACCCATTGCCGGAATCGGAGCCGTTATGCAGAGCTCAACCCTTTCTTCTTCAGCCAGAGGAAGGGAGCCCGGTGGGTACGCGAACCAGAATTCACATAGAAATCGGGAAAGACCACCGAATTTCGTACCCGGAGAGGGCTGGCGGGTCGTCACATGGCAGCGGAGAGGCACGGTCCGGTGACCAGTCGATGATTGCGGCGCCGGAGGTCTCGCATTTGGGCTGGGGGCACTGGTACACGCTCAGAGAGCTCGAGGAGGCCGCCAATGGGTTTTCTGATGAAAATGTGATTGGGGAGGGTGGGTATGGGATTGTCTACCGGGGCGTTTTGAAGGATAATACCATGGTTGCTGTCAAGAATTTGCTCAATAACAG GGGACAAGCTGAGAAGGAGTTTAAGGTTGAAGTTGAAGCAATCGGACGTGTTCGGCATAAGAATTTAGTGAGGTTGTTGGGTTATTGTGCCGAAGGAGCGCACAG GATGCTTGTTTATGAGTATGTTGACAATGGAAACCTGGAACAGTGGATTCATGGAGATGTTGGCCCTTGCAGCCCTCTTACTTGGGAGATTCGTATGAATATAATACTTGGAACTGCAAAAGG GTTGACATACCTGCATGAGGGTCTTGAGCCCAAGGTTGTTCACCGTGATATCAAGTCGAGCAATATCTTGCTTGATAAGCAGTGGAATCCAAAGGTGTCTGACTTCGGCCTAGCAAAGCTCTTGGGCTCAGAGATGAGTTATGTGACAACTCGTGTGATGGGAACATTTGG GTATGTGGCTCCAGAATATGCCAGTACCGGCATGTTGAATGAAAGAAGTGATGTATATAGTTTTGGGATTCTTCTTATGGAGATAATTTCTGGGAGAAACCCAGTAGACTATAGCCGCCCTGCTGGAGAG GTGAACTTAGTTGAGTGGCTTAAAACCATGGTTACAAATCGGAATGCTGAGGGAGTTTTGGATCCTACATTACCTGAGAAACCTTCGTCAAGGGCGCTGAAGCGTGCTCTGTTAGTAGCATTGCGCTGTGTGGACCCAAATGCTCAGAAAAGGCCAAAGATGGGGCACGTGATACATATGCTTGAAGCTGATGAGTTCCCCTTCCGTGAT GAACGTAGAGCTGAACGTATGCGGGATAGGTTGATGGAGAAGCGCATAAATGAATCCGGTGACAGTAGTGGATATGAAAGCAGTGTTCTAAATATTAGGTCTTTGGAAAGAAAGCACGAACCCGAAGAGCAGTAG